One window of the Shewanella cyperi genome contains the following:
- the prmA gene encoding 50S ribosomal protein L11 methyltransferase yields MPWIQLRVHSNSEHAEAISDLLLEEGSVSITFEDGKDTPIFEPKLGETPLWADTVVVALFDAGTDLMPTVELLKAQPFCGPDMQFKIEQIEDKDWVREWMDSFHPIQFGERLWICPSWREIPDPEAVNVILDPGLAFGTGTHPTTALCLEWLDSLDLSGKEVIDFGCGSGILAVAALKLGAAKATGIDIDYQAIDASRDNAERNGVADRLALYLPEDQPKGLKAEVLVANILAGPLRELAPLIQDLVAPGGLLALSGLLAEQADEISACYAQWFDMDPVAHKDEWCRLTGRRKTL; encoded by the coding sequence ATGCCCTGGATCCAATTACGCGTTCACAGCAACAGCGAACACGCCGAAGCCATCAGCGATCTGCTGCTGGAGGAAGGTTCGGTTTCGATCACCTTCGAAGACGGCAAAGACACCCCCATCTTCGAACCCAAGCTGGGTGAAACCCCGCTGTGGGCCGATACCGTGGTGGTCGCCCTGTTTGATGCCGGCACGGATCTGATGCCCACGGTCGAGCTGCTCAAGGCCCAGCCCTTCTGTGGCCCGGACATGCAATTCAAGATAGAACAGATTGAAGACAAGGACTGGGTACGCGAGTGGATGGACAGCTTCCACCCCATTCAGTTTGGCGAGCGGCTGTGGATCTGCCCCAGCTGGCGTGAAATCCCCGACCCAGAGGCGGTGAACGTGATCCTGGATCCCGGTCTGGCCTTTGGCACCGGCACCCACCCCACCACGGCCCTGTGCCTGGAATGGCTCGACAGCCTGGATCTCAGTGGCAAGGAAGTCATAGATTTCGGTTGTGGCTCCGGCATTCTGGCGGTGGCCGCCCTTAAGCTCGGCGCTGCCAAGGCCACCGGGATCGACATTGATTACCAGGCCATAGATGCTTCCCGTGACAATGCCGAGCGCAACGGCGTCGCCGACCGTCTGGCGCTGTACCTGCCGGAAGACCAACCCAAGGGCCTCAAGGCCGAGGTACTGGTGGCCAATATCCTCGCCGGCCCACTGCGGGAACTGGCGCCGCTTATTCAAGATCTGGTGGCTCCGGGTGGCCTGCTGGCACTCTCCGGTCTGCTGGCCGAACAGGCCGACGAAATCAGCGCCTGTTACGCCCAGTGGTTTGACATGGATCCCGTAGCGCACAAAGACGAATGGTGTCGCTTGACAGGACGCCGCAAAACCTTGTAA
- the purH gene encoding bifunctional phosphoribosylaminoimidazolecarboxamide formyltransferase/IMP cyclohydrolase, which produces MNNARPIRRALLSVSDKTGILEFAQALHAQGVELLSTGGTAKLLADNGVPVIEVSDYTGHPEIMDGRVKTLHPKVHGGILARRGLDEDVMAANNIGPIDLVAVNLYPFAATVAKPGCTLEDAIENIDIGGPTMVRAAAKNHKDVVIVVNAKDYDRVLAEMSANGGSTTHATRFDLAIAAFEHTAAYDGMIANYFGTLVPPHAVNGAPAHSDDECHDDSKFPRTFNTQLVKKQDLRYGENSHQSAAFYVDLHTDEASVATATQLQGKALSYNNIADTDAALECVKEFDAPACVIVKHANPCGVALGDNLLDAYNRAYKTDPTSAFGGIIAFNRELDAETASAIVERQFVEVIIAPVVSQAARDVVAKKTNVRLLECGQWAEQTKGLDYKRVNGGLLIQDRDQGMVTEADLKVVSKRQPTAAELKDLMFCWKVAKFVKSNAIVYAKDGMTIGVGAGQMSRVYSAKIAGIKATDEGLVVEGSVMASDAFFPFRDGIDAAAAAGISCIIQPGGSIRDEEVIAAADEHGMAMVFTNMRHFRH; this is translated from the coding sequence ATGAATAACGCCAGACCCATTCGTCGCGCGCTGCTGAGCGTGTCCGATAAAACAGGTATCCTCGAGTTCGCCCAGGCACTGCATGCCCAGGGCGTGGAACTGCTGTCCACCGGCGGCACAGCCAAGCTGCTGGCCGACAACGGCGTGCCTGTGATCGAAGTTTCTGACTACACAGGTCACCCTGAGATTATGGACGGTCGGGTCAAGACCCTGCACCCCAAGGTGCACGGTGGCATTCTGGCGCGCCGCGGTCTGGACGAAGACGTGATGGCCGCCAACAACATAGGCCCTATAGATCTGGTGGCCGTTAACCTGTATCCCTTTGCCGCTACCGTGGCCAAGCCAGGCTGCACCCTGGAAGACGCCATCGAGAACATCGATATTGGCGGTCCCACCATGGTGCGCGCTGCTGCCAAGAACCACAAAGACGTGGTGATTGTGGTTAACGCCAAGGACTATGACAGGGTGCTGGCCGAAATGAGCGCCAACGGCGGCTCTACCACCCACGCCACCCGTTTCGATCTGGCCATTGCCGCCTTTGAGCACACCGCCGCTTACGATGGCATGATTGCCAACTACTTCGGTACCCTCGTACCACCGCACGCGGTAAATGGGGCTCCTGCCCACAGCGACGACGAGTGTCACGACGACTCCAAATTCCCCCGTACCTTCAACACCCAGCTGGTGAAGAAGCAGGATCTGCGCTACGGCGAAAACAGCCATCAGAGCGCCGCCTTCTACGTGGATCTGCACACGGACGAAGCTTCAGTGGCCACCGCCACTCAGCTGCAGGGCAAGGCACTGTCCTACAACAACATCGCCGATACCGATGCGGCGCTGGAGTGCGTAAAAGAATTCGACGCCCCGGCCTGCGTTATCGTCAAGCACGCCAACCCCTGCGGTGTGGCCCTGGGCGACAACCTGCTGGACGCCTACAACCGCGCCTACAAGACAGACCCAACCTCCGCCTTCGGTGGCATCATAGCCTTCAACCGTGAGCTGGATGCCGAAACCGCCAGCGCCATTGTTGAGCGCCAGTTTGTGGAAGTGATCATCGCCCCCGTGGTCAGCCAGGCCGCCCGTGACGTGGTCGCCAAGAAGACCAATGTGCGTCTGCTGGAATGCGGTCAATGGGCCGAGCAGACCAAGGGCCTGGACTACAAGCGCGTTAACGGTGGTCTGCTGATCCAGGACCGCGACCAGGGCATGGTGACCGAGGCCGATCTCAAGGTGGTGTCCAAGCGTCAACCCACAGCGGCCGAACTGAAAGATCTGATGTTCTGCTGGAAGGTAGCCAAGTTTGTTAAGTCCAACGCCATAGTTTATGCCAAAGACGGCATGACCATAGGTGTGGGCGCCGGCCAGATGAGCCGCGTCTACAGTGCCAAGATCGCCGGCATCAAGGCCACCGACGAAGGTCTGGTGGTTGAGGGCTCGGTAATGGCTTCAGACGCCTTCTTCCCGTTCCGCGACGGGATCGACGCCGCGGCCGCTGCCGGTATCAGCTGCATCATCCAGCCCGGCGGTTCCATCCGCGACGAGGAAGTGATTGCCGCCGCCGACGAGCACGGCATGGCCATGGTGTTCACCAACATGCGCCACTTCCGCCACTGA
- the zntR gene encoding Zn(2+)-responsive transcriptional regulator, whose product MYRIGELADLCEVKADTLRFYEKHGLLSPSMRSDSGYRLYSSEDAARLRFILRAKAVGFTLSEITELLSIELNKADWACADVKGMVDVKLEQVSARIAELSAFRDSLQRLSDACCGGPESAMHCSILEALETNHQVRPESHQHIADKDKKPCC is encoded by the coding sequence ATGTACCGGATTGGCGAACTGGCCGACCTCTGTGAGGTCAAGGCTGACACCTTGAGATTTTACGAAAAGCACGGGCTTCTCTCGCCCTCGATGCGCAGCGACTCGGGCTACCGGTTGTACAGCAGTGAGGATGCCGCCAGGCTCAGATTTATTCTGCGGGCCAAGGCCGTGGGCTTTACCCTGAGCGAGATCACCGAGCTGCTGTCCATTGAGCTGAATAAGGCCGACTGGGCCTGTGCCGACGTCAAGGGCATGGTGGACGTTAAGCTGGAACAGGTCAGCGCCAGGATTGCCGAACTCTCGGCGTTTCGTGATTCATTGCAGCGCTTGTCGGATGCCTGTTGCGGCGGCCCCGAGAGTGCTATGCATTGCTCCATTCTGGAAGCGCTGGAAACCAATCATCAGGTCAGGCCTGAATCTCACCAACACATCGCAGACAAGGACAAAAAACCATGTTGCTGA
- a CDS encoding fumarate reductase cytochrome b subunit, which produces MTNKTASRWSGYLDLGQSLSGVILALFLWTHLLLVSSILIGPEAMDWVARTMELSFLSADGHGYPWVVSLIAIGIALLALLHVVVAIQKIPLNLKQQKALASQMQIVNHGDTRLWRWQAITGVVILLLLPIHLWLIGSAPETIGPVGSARRIWGEYGYLFYLPLLLTVELHAAVGLYRAALKWGLVSESAGRSRLKTLKTVFSLVFVIIGLAALLAFIPHNPA; this is translated from the coding sequence ATGACCAACAAGACGGCAAGCCGCTGGAGCGGCTACCTGGATTTGGGCCAAAGCCTGTCCGGGGTGATATTGGCGTTGTTCCTCTGGACCCACCTGCTGCTGGTGTCCTCCATTCTTATCGGTCCCGAAGCCATGGACTGGGTTGCCCGCACCATGGAGCTGAGTTTCCTCAGTGCCGACGGCCACGGTTACCCCTGGGTGGTGAGTCTGATAGCCATAGGCATAGCCCTGCTGGCGCTGCTGCACGTGGTGGTGGCCATTCAGAAGATCCCCTTGAACCTCAAACAGCAAAAGGCGCTGGCGAGCCAGATGCAGATAGTCAATCACGGTGACACCCGCCTGTGGCGCTGGCAGGCCATTACAGGTGTGGTGATCCTGCTGCTGTTGCCGATTCACCTGTGGCTTATCGGCTCGGCGCCGGAAACCATAGGGCCGGTGGGCTCGGCCCGCCGCATCTGGGGCGAATACGGTTACCTTTTTTACCTGCCACTGTTGCTGACGGTGGAGCTGCATGCCGCCGTCGGCCTGTACCGGGCGGCACTCAAGTGGGGCCTGGTGTCCGAAAGCGCCGGGCGCAGCCGGCTCAAGACACTCAAGACAGTGTTCAGTCTGGTATTTGTCATCATAGGCCTGGCGGCACTGTTGGCCTTTATTCCCCATAATCCGGCCTGA
- a CDS encoding fumarate reductase iron-sulfur subunit translates to MTGRILSFDIFRYDPQDEGDSPKMARYELEETPGMTVFIALNRLRQEQDPSLQFDFVCRAGICGSCAMVINGMPTLACRTLTAKYPEGSFRLMPLPGFELIGDLSVNTGKFMRELAERLELWLHPKAGDHDIHRLEDPMDPQEAAKLYELERCVECGVCVSACATKQMRDTFVGAVGMMKIARFELDSRDSRSADDFYHVIGNQDGVFGCMTLLGCQDNCPKDLPHMQQIAYLRRKMASTLL, encoded by the coding sequence ATGACTGGCCGTATCTTAAGTTTCGATATTTTCCGTTACGACCCCCAGGATGAGGGCGACAGCCCGAAAATGGCGCGTTATGAACTGGAAGAAACCCCGGGCATGACGGTATTTATCGCCCTCAACCGTTTGCGTCAGGAGCAGGATCCCTCGCTGCAGTTTGATTTTGTGTGCCGTGCCGGGATCTGCGGCAGCTGTGCCATGGTAATCAATGGCATGCCGACCCTGGCCTGTCGCACCCTGACCGCCAAATATCCCGAGGGCAGCTTCAGGCTGATGCCCTTGCCGGGCTTTGAGTTGATTGGCGATCTGTCGGTTAACACAGGCAAGTTTATGCGTGAGCTGGCGGAGCGACTGGAGCTGTGGCTGCATCCCAAGGCCGGTGACCATGATATCCATAGACTGGAAGATCCCATGGATCCCCAGGAGGCCGCCAAACTCTATGAGCTGGAGCGCTGTGTCGAGTGTGGGGTCTGTGTGTCCGCCTGCGCCACCAAGCAGATGCGCGACACCTTTGTCGGTGCCGTGGGCATGATGAAGATTGCCCGCTTCGAGCTCGACAGCCGCGACAGCCGCAGCGCCGATGATTTTTACCATGTGATAGGCAACCAGGACGGGGTCTTTGGTTGCATGACCCTGCTGGGCTGTCAGGACAACTGCCCCAAGGATCTGCCGCACATGCAGCAGATTGCCTACCTGAGACGCAAGATGGCCTCGACCCTGCTGTAG
- the purD gene encoding phosphoribosylamine--glycine ligase: MKILVIGSGGREHALGWKAAQNPAVETVFVAPGNAGTSLEPKLENVAIEATDIPALLAFAKESKVDLTIVGPEAPLVIGVVDAFRAEGLTIFGPTQGAAQLEGSKAFTKDFLARHNIPTADYQNFTEIPAAKAFVSTLAAKTGFPVVIKADGLAAGKGVIIAQDQAEADAAIDDMLAGNKFGDAGSRVVVEEFLRGEEASFIVMVDGKNILPMATSQDHKARDNADHGPNTGGMGAYSPAPVVTQDVHDWVMANVIRPTVDGMAAEGNVYTGFLYAGLMVDPQGEAKVLEYNCRFGDPETQPIMMRLKSDLVELCLAACRGELDQVTAEYDSRAAVGVVLAAGGYPDEYRKGDVIEGLSLGNTDAKVFHAGTKMVDGRVVTNGGRVLCATALGNSVTEAQKAAYALVDEIHWDDVYFRTDIGYRAIAREQQ, encoded by the coding sequence ATGAAAATCCTCGTGATTGGCAGTGGTGGACGCGAACATGCCCTGGGCTGGAAGGCTGCCCAAAACCCTGCTGTTGAAACCGTATTCGTTGCCCCAGGCAATGCCGGTACCAGCCTGGAACCCAAGCTGGAAAACGTCGCCATCGAGGCCACCGACATTCCTGCGCTGCTGGCCTTTGCCAAAGAAAGCAAAGTAGACCTGACCATAGTGGGCCCCGAAGCGCCGCTGGTGATTGGTGTGGTGGATGCGTTCCGCGCCGAAGGCCTGACCATTTTCGGCCCCACCCAGGGTGCTGCCCAGCTGGAAGGCTCCAAGGCCTTTACCAAGGACTTTTTGGCCCGCCATAACATTCCTACCGCCGATTATCAGAACTTCACTGAAATTCCGGCCGCCAAGGCCTTTGTATCCACGCTTGCCGCCAAGACCGGCTTCCCCGTGGTGATCAAGGCCGATGGTCTGGCCGCCGGTAAGGGCGTGATCATCGCCCAGGACCAGGCTGAGGCCGATGCCGCCATCGACGATATGCTGGCCGGCAACAAGTTTGGCGACGCAGGTTCCCGCGTGGTGGTGGAAGAATTCCTCAGGGGCGAAGAAGCCAGCTTCATCGTCATGGTCGACGGCAAAAACATACTGCCGATGGCCACCAGCCAGGATCACAAGGCCCGCGACAATGCGGACCACGGTCCCAACACAGGTGGCATGGGTGCCTACTCGCCCGCCCCCGTGGTGACCCAAGACGTACACGACTGGGTGATGGCCAACGTCATTCGCCCAACCGTTGATGGCATGGCAGCCGAAGGCAATGTCTACACCGGCTTCCTCTATGCCGGTCTGATGGTGGACCCTCAGGGCGAAGCCAAGGTGCTGGAATACAACTGCCGCTTCGGCGATCCCGAGACCCAGCCCATCATGATGCGCCTGAAATCTGATCTGGTTGAGCTGTGTCTGGCTGCCTGCCGTGGTGAACTGGACCAGGTAACCGCCGAGTACGACAGCCGCGCCGCTGTGGGCGTGGTGCTGGCCGCCGGTGGCTATCCAGACGAGTATCGCAAGGGCGATGTGATCGAAGGTCTGTCCCTTGGCAACACAGACGCCAAGGTGTTCCATGCCGGCACCAAGATGGTTGATGGCCGCGTCGTCACCAACGGTGGCCGCGTGCTGTGCGCCACCGCCCTGGGCAACAGCGTGACCGAAGCACAAAAAGCCGCTTACGCTCTGGTGGATGAAATCCACTGGGACGATGTCTACTTCCGCACCGACATAGGCTACCGCGCCATCGCCCGCGAACAGCAGTAA
- the dusB gene encoding tRNA dihydrouridine synthase DusB — MQIGPYQLTNQLIVAPMAGVTDQAFRNLCLRYGAAMAVSEMLSCNPELWDTDKSRQRMAHSGEEGIRSVQIAGADPEQMAWAARFNVEQGAQIIDINMGCPAKKVNKKQAGSALMQYPELVESILKAVVSAVDVPVTLKIRTGWEPEHRNGVQIARIAEDCGIASLAVHGRTRQCMYKGDAEYDTIRAIKQSVSIPVVANGDIVSPEKARHVLDYTGADALMIGRGAQGRPWIFREIQHFLNTGHRLEPVGMDEKRLVMLEHLTKIYDLYGEFKGVRFARKHIGWYLDQDEQREFRSEFNTLESAAEQRSAVERYFDELVKYQ, encoded by the coding sequence ATGCAAATTGGCCCCTATCAACTGACCAATCAGCTGATCGTGGCACCAATGGCAGGTGTCACGGATCAAGCCTTCCGCAATCTCTGCCTGCGCTATGGTGCCGCCATGGCCGTGTCAGAGATGCTGTCCTGCAACCCGGAGCTCTGGGACACGGACAAAAGCCGCCAACGCATGGCACATTCGGGAGAGGAAGGCATACGCTCAGTGCAGATTGCCGGCGCAGATCCCGAACAGATGGCCTGGGCCGCCCGCTTCAACGTGGAGCAAGGCGCCCAAATCATCGACATCAACATGGGTTGTCCGGCAAAAAAGGTGAATAAAAAGCAGGCGGGCTCGGCCCTGATGCAATACCCGGAACTGGTGGAGTCCATCCTCAAGGCCGTGGTAAGCGCAGTGGACGTACCGGTCACGCTGAAGATTCGCACGGGGTGGGAACCGGAACACAGGAACGGTGTTCAAATCGCCCGGATAGCAGAAGATTGTGGCATAGCCTCGTTGGCCGTTCACGGCCGTACCCGGCAATGCATGTACAAAGGCGACGCCGAGTACGACACCATCCGCGCCATCAAACAGAGTGTCTCGATTCCTGTTGTCGCCAACGGGGACATCGTCAGTCCGGAAAAGGCACGTCATGTGCTCGATTACACCGGTGCCGATGCCCTGATGATAGGACGGGGTGCCCAGGGAAGGCCTTGGATTTTCAGGGAAATCCAGCATTTTCTGAACACGGGTCACCGGCTCGAACCGGTGGGGATGGATGAAAAGCGTCTGGTGATGCTGGAACATCTCACCAAAATATATGATTTGTATGGCGAATTTAAGGGTGTTCGCTTCGCCAGAAAACATATCGGCTGGTACCTGGACCAGGACGAACAGCGCGAATTCCGCAGTGAATTCAATACATTGGAATCCGCTGCCGAGCAACGTTCCGCCGTGGAACGTTATTTCGATGAATTAGTAAAGTATCAATAA
- the fis gene encoding DNA-binding transcriptional regulator Fis, giving the protein MFDQTTHTEAHQLTVGKIETANGTIKPQLLRDAVKRAVSNFFAQLDGQEAQEVYEMVLCEVEAPLLDIIMQHTRGNQTRAANMLGINRGTLRKKLKKYGMN; this is encoded by the coding sequence ATGTTTGATCAGACAACTCACACTGAAGCTCATCAGCTTACCGTAGGCAAAATCGAAACCGCAAACGGCACCATCAAGCCGCAACTGCTGCGTGACGCAGTGAAGCGCGCCGTCAGCAACTTCTTCGCCCAGTTGGACGGTCAGGAAGCCCAGGAAGTTTACGAAATGGTGCTTTGCGAAGTTGAAGCCCCTCTGCTTGATATCATCATGCAACACACCCGCGGTAACCAAACCCGCGCTGCCAACATGCTCGGCATCAACCGCGGCACCCTGCGCAAGAAGCTGAAAAAATATGGCATGAACTGA
- a CDS encoding SO_0444 family Cu/Zn efflux transporter, whose amino-acid sequence MLLTNFLHLFLESAPWLLLGLILAGLLKVFVPMEWMQRQLGGHGFKATVKAALLGAPLPLCSCGVIPAAVGLRRSGASKAATTSFLVSTPETGVDSVTVSYVLLGPFMAIVRPIAAVTSAIVAGMLVGRDDDAVPSATPNATADGCAGGKAPAASASRFTPMTAAPATLAPLAAATFKPQAKAQADSCCAPKAETPSCCAPKVESCCDSAPKAEACCDSSAAVAVSSCCAGENTAASTSCCDSGSAVKEEASVPAKVVRGLQYAATDLVSDTALWLLVGLFFAALVQTYVPADYLAQWGNGILAMLVMVLVSVPMYICATASTPIAAGLLLAGVSPGAVLVFMMAGPATNIATLGVVTKELGKRALYGYLGGVLGVALVAGMLVNLLVEKFGFEVAPQIGAEHAMLSPALVAISGLVLAALMGRALWQKLPRRKKAAGDCCS is encoded by the coding sequence ATGTTGCTGACCAATTTTCTTCACCTGTTTCTGGAGTCGGCTCCCTGGCTGTTGCTGGGCCTGATCCTGGCCGGCTTGCTAAAGGTGTTTGTGCCCATGGAATGGATGCAAAGGCAGCTCGGTGGCCATGGTTTCAAGGCGACTGTGAAGGCGGCGCTGTTGGGGGCTCCGCTGCCACTGTGCTCCTGCGGGGTGATCCCGGCCGCCGTGGGCCTGCGCCGCAGCGGCGCCTCCAAGGCGGCCACCACCTCTTTCCTGGTATCGACCCCGGAGACTGGCGTTGACTCGGTTACCGTATCCTACGTATTGCTCGGTCCCTTTATGGCCATAGTGCGGCCCATAGCGGCGGTTACCAGTGCCATAGTGGCCGGTATGCTGGTGGGCCGCGATGATGACGCAGTACCGTCAGCAACCCCAAATGCCACTGCCGATGGATGCGCGGGCGGCAAGGCGCCTGCCGCTTCCGCCAGCCGTTTCACACCCATGACGGCTGCGCCTGCGACTTTGGCTCCCCTGGCCGCAGCGACGTTCAAACCCCAGGCCAAGGCGCAAGCCGACAGCTGTTGTGCGCCGAAGGCTGAAACTCCAAGCTGCTGCGCCCCCAAGGTTGAAAGCTGCTGCGACAGCGCTCCAAAGGCGGAAGCTTGTTGCGACAGTTCTGCTGCCGTGGCCGTTTCCTCTTGCTGTGCCGGTGAAAACACTGCGGCAAGCACTTCCTGTTGCGATTCAGGCTCGGCGGTAAAGGAGGAGGCGTCAGTTCCGGCAAAGGTAGTCCGTGGGTTGCAATACGCCGCCACAGACCTGGTAAGCGATACCGCCCTTTGGCTGCTGGTGGGGCTGTTCTTTGCGGCGCTGGTGCAAACCTATGTCCCCGCCGACTATCTGGCCCAGTGGGGCAATGGCATACTGGCCATGCTGGTGATGGTGCTGGTGTCCGTTCCCATGTATATCTGCGCCACCGCATCCACACCCATTGCCGCAGGACTCTTGCTGGCCGGTGTCTCTCCCGGAGCCGTGTTGGTGTTTATGATGGCCGGTCCTGCGACCAATATTGCCACCCTGGGTGTGGTGACCAAGGAGCTTGGCAAGCGCGCCCTCTATGGCTACCTCGGCGGTGTGCTGGGCGTGGCCCTGGTGGCTGGTATGCTGGTCAATCTGCTGGTGGAGAAATTTGGCTTTGAGGTGGCGCCGCAGATCGGTGCCGAGCATGCCATGTTATCGCCAGCCCTGGTGGCCATCAGCGGCCTGGTATTGGCCGCCCTAATGGGGCGGGCGCTGTGGCAAAAACTGCCGCGGCGTAAAAAAGCTGCCGGTGACTGCTGTTCCTGA
- a CDS encoding fumarate reductase flavoprotein subunit, translating to MKIIYTDSLVIGAGLAGLRVAIACKQRGLDTLVLSLIPAKRSHSAAAQGGMQASLGNTVKGMGDNEDVHFQDTVKGSDWGCDQQVARMFAHCAPKAVRELAHWGVPWTRVTKGPREVVVNAERITLEEAEEAHGLINARDFGGTKKWRTCYTADGTGHSLLYAMDNKAISLDIPVHERVEALALIHDGGRCHGVVARCLITGELRAYIAKATTIATGGYGRIYSVSTNAVICEGIGQALALETGVAALGNMEAVQFHPTAIVPVGILTTEGCRGDGGLLRDKDGYRFMPDYEPEKKELASRDVVSRRMTEHMRKGKGVDSPYGPHLWLDITLLGREHIETNLREVKEICENFLGIDPAKDWIPVRPTQHYSMGGIRTTAQGQSPQLKGLFSVGEAACWDMHGFNRLGGNSLAETVVGGMIIGKYVADFCEDEPLVLDTALAQQFVDKVRAEIDQLLEGNGQEKAWDLKQEMQRIMMDYVGIFRNGPELDKAVTELQALLKRSRDLGVSCKKRHANPELVEALRVRRMLKVAITVASGAAARTESRGAHAREDYPQRNDRDWLSRTLATWPDAEALMPVLSYEKLDVMQMELPPGYRGYGADNAIHHPDTPLRLAEIERILEGLGPNASREQRQAALMPFELPAALMPANERLADRLAPACVLSPPVEPNLAGDDNS from the coding sequence GTGAAAATTATTTATACCGACTCGCTGGTCATAGGTGCCGGTCTTGCCGGACTCAGGGTGGCCATAGCCTGCAAACAGCGGGGGCTGGACACCCTGGTGCTGTCGCTCATTCCTGCTAAGCGTTCCCACTCCGCCGCCGCACAGGGCGGCATGCAGGCGAGTCTGGGCAACACGGTCAAGGGCATGGGCGACAACGAGGACGTGCATTTTCAGGATACGGTGAAGGGCTCCGACTGGGGCTGCGATCAGCAGGTGGCGCGAATGTTTGCCCACTGTGCCCCCAAGGCGGTGCGCGAGCTGGCCCATTGGGGCGTGCCCTGGACCCGGGTCACCAAGGGGCCGCGGGAGGTGGTGGTCAATGCCGAACGCATTACTTTGGAAGAGGCCGAGGAAGCCCATGGCCTGATCAATGCCCGGGATTTCGGTGGCACCAAGAAGTGGCGCACCTGCTACACCGCCGATGGCACAGGCCATTCGCTGCTGTATGCCATGGATAACAAGGCCATCTCCCTCGACATCCCGGTACACGAACGGGTCGAAGCCCTGGCGCTGATCCACGACGGTGGCCGCTGCCACGGAGTGGTGGCCCGCTGTCTTATCACCGGTGAATTGCGGGCCTATATCGCCAAGGCCACCACCATAGCCACCGGTGGCTACGGCCGGATTTACTCCGTCTCCACCAATGCGGTGATCTGTGAGGGTATAGGGCAGGCGCTGGCGCTGGAGACCGGAGTTGCCGCCCTTGGCAACATGGAGGCGGTGCAATTTCACCCCACGGCCATAGTGCCCGTGGGCATTCTGACCACAGAGGGCTGTCGCGGTGACGGCGGCCTGCTCAGGGACAAGGACGGCTACCGTTTTATGCCGGACTATGAGCCGGAGAAGAAGGAGCTGGCATCCCGGGACGTGGTCTCCCGGCGCATGACCGAGCATATGCGCAAGGGCAAGGGCGTCGACAGCCCCTATGGTCCCCATCTGTGGCTCGACATTACCCTGCTGGGCCGTGAGCACATAGAGACCAACCTGCGGGAAGTGAAGGAAATTTGTGAAAACTTCCTCGGCATAGATCCGGCCAAGGATTGGATCCCGGTGCGGCCGACCCAGCACTATTCCATGGGCGGCATCCGCACCACGGCCCAGGGCCAGAGTCCGCAGCTTAAGGGCCTGTTCAGTGTCGGCGAGGCCGCCTGTTGGGATATGCACGGCTTCAACCGCCTGGGTGGCAATTCGCTGGCCGAGACTGTGGTCGGCGGCATGATTATCGGCAAGTATGTGGCGGACTTCTGCGAGGACGAGCCCCTGGTGCTGGATACCGCATTGGCGCAGCAATTTGTCGACAAGGTGCGCGCCGAAATCGATCAGCTGCTGGAGGGGAACGGCCAGGAAAAGGCCTGGGATCTCAAGCAGGAAATGCAGCGCATCATGATGGACTATGTCGGTATTTTCCGTAACGGCCCCGAGCTGGACAAGGCGGTGACCGAGTTGCAGGCGCTGCTCAAGCGTTCACGGGATCTGGGGGTGAGCTGCAAGAAACGCCACGCCAATCCCGAGCTGGTGGAAGCGCTGCGGGTGCGGCGCATGCTCAAGGTGGCCATCACTGTTGCCAGCGGCGCGGCGGCACGCACCGAAAGCCGCGGCGCCCATGCCCGGGAGGATTATCCCCAACGCAATGACAGGGACTGGCTGAGCCGCACCCTGGCCACCTGGCCCGATGCCGAGGCCCTGATGCCGGTGCTCAGTTACGAGAAGCTGGATGTGATGCAGATGGAGCTGCCGCCGGGTTACCGCGGCTATGGCGCCGACAATGCCATCCACCATCCAGACACGCCGCTGCGGCTGGCCGAGATAGAACGCATTCTGGAAGGCCTCGGGCCCAATGCCAGCCGTGAACAGCGCCAGGCGGCACTGATGCCCTTTGAATTGCCGGCAGCGCTGATGCCCGCCAATGAACGTTTGGCCGACAGACTGGCGCCCGCCTGTGTGCTGTCGCCCCCAGTGGAACCCAATTTAGCCGGAGACGACAACTCATGA